A window from Gasterosteus aculeatus chromosome 14, fGasAcu3.hap1.1, whole genome shotgun sequence encodes these proteins:
- the ehmt1b gene encoding histone-lysine N-methyltransferase EHMT1 isoform X9, with product MASVGTEPAGLAKGSVDNGASTKKEEHDAASNGEERPDVDKDVAARLSSSPPAEAMLNGTECDAAWRRSSPTRGSATSNNKTFLLLNENGALDAEPPHGSVTGSNGFILTKQQQDEGAGSGSAAKPGPGVSPHRTNWLPSGSPTGTHTTKSSPASASGCAQSSGTLRTDPSTGTTSGQETSDTKNGTASSPVPVPAAVTIHRARKTMSRPAVTPAQKLLNRELREAKSAKTETRVEPSQQPSAQNHLPQNSPDSPASAPTASSPVPPAAPATPPAPPAPEDAPDPPASAAPQASPTPPAPAKLQLGPYSGGLSLRKKKRRMGMYSLVPKKKTKVLKQRTVLEMFNELRESAKSPQAKEVANINGEKFEIASEEEESEEVESEEEERQQRTEEPVSTVQEATSEPVSQMQVGDEVESEESGEEDGEEEGTESDLSTESSLKKLKKKMKSDGPWLKPSRKRRRRRRRIKAKDLEAADQPEASAQAERADGEERMQLCSPESINLNEPPKPTAPPQNKDTSGSVIEEAQELPLCSCRMETPKSREILTLADRKCMATESVDGQLTRCQGAILKHEMMRPSNSVQLLVLCEDHRNGMVKHQCCPGCGFFCRAGTFMECQPDLSISHRFHRACASVLKGQSFCPHCGEEAGKAKEVTIAKADTTSTVPPVPALTHGPATPGVPEGRADTTTGSSSVPALGAEVSGRADSSLSTPSAHGLDTFAVAGSSRTSTPPSGLATAVLPAIPPGPPRETLESILVALDTEKPKKLRFHPKQLYLSAKQGELKKVLLMLVDGIDPNFKMDSQNKRTPLHAAAEGGYKDICHMLVQAGANLDMCDDDQRTPLMEACENDHIETAQYLLRAGASVTHKDVEGFTCLHLAAKSGHYNIVEHLLSTGLININCQDDGGWTAMIWATEYKHVDQVNLLLCKGADINIRDKEENICLHWAAFSGSVEIAELLLNARCDLQAVNIHGDSPLHIAARENRFECVTLFLTRGADVFLKNREGETPPDCCSHNSKAWAALQTNRRERDARSTRLSRVEAKVLQSDIALGQEKVPLPCVNSVDSEPYPDDYKYIPENCVTSPMNIDRNITHLQYCVCKENCSTSICMCGQLSLRCWYDKRGCLLPEFCREEPPLIFECNHACSCWRTCKNRVVQNGIRTRLQLFRTSKKGWGVRAVQDIPQGTFVCEYVGEIISEAEAEMRQNDTYLFSLDDKPQDLYCIDARFYGNISRFLNHMCEPNLFACRVFTTHQDLRFPHIAFFASENIKAGEELGFNYGDHFWEVKSKSFSCECGSSMCKYSSAAMASLQADSTPEGRQQPSASPDTSSSNAPTSPS from the exons ATGGCTTCGGTTGGAACCGAG CCCGCTGGTCTAGCCAAGGGCAGCGTGGATAACGGTGCATCCACAAAGAAAGAGGAACATGATGCCGCAAGCAACGGAGAGGAGAGACCAG ATGTAGACAAAGACGTAGCTGCTAGACTGTCCTCTTCCCCTCCAGCAGAGGCGATGCTGAACGGCACGGAATGTGACGCGGCGTGGCGCAGGAGCAGCCCGACGCGCGGCTCTGCCACCAGCAACAACAAGACTTTTCTGTTGCTCAACGAAAACGGCGCGCTGGACGCGGAGCCGCCGCACGGTTCCGTCACTGGGAGCAACGGATTCATTCTCActaagcagcagcaggacgaggGCGCCGGCTCCGGCTCTGCGGCAAAGCCGGGTCCGGGAGTCTCCCCCCACAGGACTAACTGGTTGCCTTCGGGCTCACCGACGGGGACACACACGACCAAATCTTCCCCGGCATCGGCGTCCGGGTGCGCGCAGAGTTCAGGCACGCTAAGGACTGACCCCAGTACGGGGACTACGTCGGGACAGGAGACATCAGACACTAAGAACGGCACGGCCTCGTCTCCTGTCCCGGTTCCGGCAGCCGTCACGATACACAGAGCGCGCAAGACCATGTCCAGACCCGCTGTGACCCCGGCACAAAAG CTTCTTAACCGGGAATTAAGGGAAGCAAAGAGTGCCAAAACGGAGACTCGCGTTGAACCCTCGCAGCAGCCCTCGGCGCAGAACCATCTACCTCAGAATAGCCCGGACAGTCCAGCTTCAGCACCAACCGCTTCATCGCCAGTACCTCCGGCTGCTCCCGCTACACCTCCGGCCCCTCCAGCTCCCGAGGATGCTCCGGACCCCCCGGCTTCTGCGGCTCCTCAAGCCAGTCCCACTCCTCCGGCTCCAGCCAAGCTCCAACTAG GTCCGTACTCGGGAGGGTTGTCGTtacggaagaagaagaggaggatgggaATGTACAGTCTGGTTCCCAAGAAGAAAACCAAAGTGCTTAAGCAGAGAACTGTGCTGGAAATGTTCAATGAACTGCGAGAGTCCGCCAAGAGCCCTCAG GCTAAAGAGGTAGCGAACATAAATGGCGAGAAGTTCGAAATTGCATCTGAAGAAGAGGAGTCCGAGGAGGTGGagtctgaggaagaggagcgtcAGCAGCGGACAGAAGAACCCGTCAGCACCGTCCAGGAAGCAACATCGGAACCTGTCTCTCAG ATGCAGGTGGGCGATGAGGTGGAGTCTGAGGAGTCcggagaagaagatggagaggaggaaggcacAGAGTCCGACTTG AGCACCGAGTCCAGTCTGAAgaagttgaaaaagaaaatgaagagcGACGGCCCGTGGCTCAAGCCGTCCAGgaaacggaggaggaggaggaggaggataaaggCCAAAG ACCTGGAGGCAGCGGATCAGCCCGAAGCTTCAGCTCAGGCCGAGCGGGCGGACGGGGAGGAGCGCATGCAGCTTTGCTCCCCGGAGTCCATCAACCTCAACGAGCCCCCGAAGCCAACGGCTCCCCCACAGAACAAAG ACACTTCGGGGTCCGTGATCGAGGAAGCTCAAGAGCTTCCACTCTGCAGCTGCCGCATGGAGACGCCCAAGAGTCGAGAGATTCTCACGCtggcagacaggaagtgcatgGCCACGGAGAGCGTTGACGGACAGCTGACCCGCTGCCAGGGTGCCATACTGAAACATGAAATGATGCGTCCCTCCAACTCTGTTCAGCTGCTGGTCCTGTGCGAGGACCACCGCAACGGCATGGTGAAGCACCAGTGCTGCCCCGGCTGCGGCTTCTTCTGCAGGGCT GGGACCTTCATGGAGTGCCAACCGGACCTCAGCATCTCTCACCGTTTCCATCGTGCTTGTGCGTCAGTGCTGAAAGGTCAAAGCTTCTGTCCCCACTGTGGAGAGGAGGCGGGCAAGGCCAAGGAGGTCACCATCGCCAAGGCCGACACCACCTCTACTGTGCCCCCCGTGCCGGCGCTCACACACGGACCCGCTACGCCCGGGGTCCCCGAGGGCCGAGCGGACACCACCACCGGCAG CTCCTCTGTTCCTGCGTTGGGGGCGGAGGTCAGCGGCAGGGCCGACAGCTCGCTGTCGACTCCCTCCGCACACGGACTCGACACCTTTGCCGTTGCCGGGTCGTCCAGGACCTCAACGCCGCCGTCCGGGCTGGCGACAGCGGTGCTACCCGCAATCCCTCCAGGGCCGCCGAGAGAGACTCTGGAGAGCATCCTGGTGGCGCTCGACACGGAGAA GCCAAAGAAGCTGCGCTTTCACCCCAAACAGCTTTACCTCTCAGCCAAACAGGGAGAACTGAAGAAGGTCTTGCTCATGTTGG TGGACGGTATCGACCCTAACTTCAAGATGGATTCTCAGAACAAACGCACTCCGCTCCACGCTGCAGCGGAGGGAGGCTACAAAGACATCTGCCACATGCTCGTGCAG GCGGGAGCAAACTTAGACATGTGTGACGACGATCAGCGCACGCCACTGATGGAGGCCTGCGAGAACGACCACATTGAGACGGCGCAGTACCTGCTGAGAGCTGGAGCCAGCGTCACGCACAAG GATGTTGAAGGATTCACGTGTCTGCATCTAGCTGCAAAGTCTGGCCATTACAACATCGTTGAGCATCTTCTGTCTACAGGCTTAATCAACATTAACTGTCAG GATGATGGAGGTTGGACAGCCATGATCTGGGCAACGGAGTACAAACATGTGGACCAGGTGAATCTGCTTCTGTGCAAAGGTGCCGACATCAACATAAGGGACAAG GAAGAGAACATCTGCCTTCACTGGGCGGCGTTCTCGGGCAGCGTGGAGATCGCCGAGCTTCTACTGAACGCCCGCTGCGACCTGCAGGCGGTCAACATCCACGGAGACTCTCCTCTACACATCGCTGCTCGGGAGAATCGCTTTGAATGTGTCAC GCTCTTCCTCACTCGGGGAGCAGATGTGTTTCTGAAGAACCGCGAGGGAGAGACTCCACCAGACTGCTGCAGCCACAACTCCAAGGCCTGGGCGGCCCTGCAGACCAACCGGAGGGAGAGGGACGCCAGGAGCACCAGGCTCTCTCGAGTGGAGGCGAAAGTCCTTCAGAG TGACATAGCTCTGGGGCAAGAGAAGGTTCCCCTTCCCTGTGTCAACTCTGTGGACAGCGAACCATACCCGGACGACTACAAATACATCCCCGAAAACTGTGTCACCTCCCCCATGAACATCGACAGGAACATAACGCACTTACAG TACTGTGTTTGTAAAGAAAACTGTTCCACGAGTATCTGCATGTGTGGGCAACTGAGTCTGCGCTGCTGGTACGACAAG AGGGGTTGTCTGCTACCTGAGTTCTGCCGGGAGGAGCCTCCGCTCATCTTTGAGTGCAACCATGCATGCTCCTGTTGGAGGACCTGCAAGAACCGCGTGGTGCAAAACGGAATCAG GACCCGGCTTCAGCTCTTCAGGACCAGTAAGAAGGGCTGGGGTGTCCGTGCAGTACAAGACATACCACAGGGGACCTTTGTATGCGA GTACGTTGGTGAGATCATCTCCGAAGCCGAAGCAGAAATGAGGCAGAATGACACTTACCTGTTCAGCCTGGATGATAAG CCACAAGACCTATACTGCATCGACGCTCGTTTCTATGGAAACATCAGCCGCTTCCTCAATCACATGTGCGAGCCCAACCTGTTTGCCTGTCGAGTGTTCACGACCCACCAGGACCTCCGGTTCCCACACATTGCCTTCTTTGCCAGTGAAAACATCAAGGCTGGAGAAGAGCTCGG atttAATTACGGCGACCACTTCTGGGAAGTCAAAAGCAAGTCGTTCAGCTGCGAATGCGGTTCTTCCATGTGCAAGTACTCGTCAGCGGCCATGGCGTCGCTGCAGGCCGACAGCACACCAGAGGGCCGGCAGCAGCCCAGTGCGTCGCCCGACACCAGCTCTTCTAACGCCCCTACCAGCCCGTCCTAA
- the ehmt1b gene encoding histone-lysine N-methyltransferase EHMT1 isoform X6, giving the protein MASVGTEPAGLAKGSVDNGASTKKEEHDAASNGEERPDVDKDVAARLSSSPPAEAMLNGTECDAAWRRSSPTRGSATSNNKTFLLLNENGALDAEPPHGSVTGSNGFILTKQQQDEGAGSGSAAKPGPGVSPHRTNWLPSGSPTGTHTTKSSPASASGCAQSSGTLRTDPSTGTTSGQETSDTKNGTASSPVPVPAAVTIHRARKTMSRPAVTPAQKLLNRELREAKSAKTETRVEPSQQPSAQNHLPQNSPDSPASAPTASSPVPPAAPATPPAPPAPEDAPDPPASAAPQASPTPPAPAKLQLGPYSGGLSLRKKKRRMGMYSLVPKKKTKVLKQRTVLEMFNELRESAKSPQAKEVANINGEKFEIASEEEESEEVESEEEERQQRTEEPVSTVQEATSEPVSQMQVGDEVESEESGEEDGEEEGTESDLSTESSLKKLKKKMKSDGPWLKPSRKRRRRRRRIKAKGDCHTHVAREGRTDLEAADQPEASAQAERADGEERMQLCSPESINLNEPPKPTAPPQNKADTSGSVIEEAQELPLCSCRMETPKSREILTLADRKCMATESVDGQLTRCQGAILKHEMMRPSNSVQLLVLCEDHRNGMVKHQCCPGCGFFCRAGTFMECQPDLSISHRFHRACASVLKGQSFCPHCGEEAGKAKEVTIAKADTTSTVPPVPALTHGPATPGVPEGRADTTTGSSSVPALGAEVSGRADSSLSTPSAHGLDTFAVAGSSRTSTPPSGLATAVLPAIPPGPPRETLESILVALDTEKPKKLRFHPKQLYLSAKQGELKKVLLMLVDGIDPNFKMDSQNKRTPLHAAAEGGYKDICHMLVQAGANLDMCDDDQRTPLMEACENDHIETAQYLLRAGASVTHKDVEGFTCLHLAAKSGHYNIVEHLLSTGLININCQDDGGWTAMIWATEYKHVDQVNLLLCKGADINIRDKEENICLHWAAFSGSVEIAELLLNARCDLQAVNIHGDSPLHIAARENRFECVTLFLTRGADVFLKNREGETPPDCCSHNSKAWAALQTNRRERDARSTRLSRVEAKVLQSDIALGQEKVPLPCVNSVDSEPYPDDYKYIPENCVTSPMNIDRNITHLQYCVCKENCSTSICMCGQLSLRCWYDKRGCLLPEFCREEPPLIFECNHACSCWRTCKNRVVQNGIRTRLQLFRTSKKGWGVRAVQDIPQGTFVCEYVGEIISEAEAEMRQNDTYLFSLDDKPQDLYCIDARFYGNISRFLNHMCEPNLFACRVFTTHQDLRFPHIAFFASENIKAGEELGFNYGDHFWEVKSKSFSCECGSSMCKYSSAAMASLQADSTPEGRQQPSASPDTSSSNAPTSPS; this is encoded by the exons ATGGCTTCGGTTGGAACCGAG CCCGCTGGTCTAGCCAAGGGCAGCGTGGATAACGGTGCATCCACAAAGAAAGAGGAACATGATGCCGCAAGCAACGGAGAGGAGAGACCAG ATGTAGACAAAGACGTAGCTGCTAGACTGTCCTCTTCCCCTCCAGCAGAGGCGATGCTGAACGGCACGGAATGTGACGCGGCGTGGCGCAGGAGCAGCCCGACGCGCGGCTCTGCCACCAGCAACAACAAGACTTTTCTGTTGCTCAACGAAAACGGCGCGCTGGACGCGGAGCCGCCGCACGGTTCCGTCACTGGGAGCAACGGATTCATTCTCActaagcagcagcaggacgaggGCGCCGGCTCCGGCTCTGCGGCAAAGCCGGGTCCGGGAGTCTCCCCCCACAGGACTAACTGGTTGCCTTCGGGCTCACCGACGGGGACACACACGACCAAATCTTCCCCGGCATCGGCGTCCGGGTGCGCGCAGAGTTCAGGCACGCTAAGGACTGACCCCAGTACGGGGACTACGTCGGGACAGGAGACATCAGACACTAAGAACGGCACGGCCTCGTCTCCTGTCCCGGTTCCGGCAGCCGTCACGATACACAGAGCGCGCAAGACCATGTCCAGACCCGCTGTGACCCCGGCACAAAAG CTTCTTAACCGGGAATTAAGGGAAGCAAAGAGTGCCAAAACGGAGACTCGCGTTGAACCCTCGCAGCAGCCCTCGGCGCAGAACCATCTACCTCAGAATAGCCCGGACAGTCCAGCTTCAGCACCAACCGCTTCATCGCCAGTACCTCCGGCTGCTCCCGCTACACCTCCGGCCCCTCCAGCTCCCGAGGATGCTCCGGACCCCCCGGCTTCTGCGGCTCCTCAAGCCAGTCCCACTCCTCCGGCTCCAGCCAAGCTCCAACTAG GTCCGTACTCGGGAGGGTTGTCGTtacggaagaagaagaggaggatgggaATGTACAGTCTGGTTCCCAAGAAGAAAACCAAAGTGCTTAAGCAGAGAACTGTGCTGGAAATGTTCAATGAACTGCGAGAGTCCGCCAAGAGCCCTCAG GCTAAAGAGGTAGCGAACATAAATGGCGAGAAGTTCGAAATTGCATCTGAAGAAGAGGAGTCCGAGGAGGTGGagtctgaggaagaggagcgtcAGCAGCGGACAGAAGAACCCGTCAGCACCGTCCAGGAAGCAACATCGGAACCTGTCTCTCAG ATGCAGGTGGGCGATGAGGTGGAGTCTGAGGAGTCcggagaagaagatggagaggaggaaggcacAGAGTCCGACTTG AGCACCGAGTCCAGTCTGAAgaagttgaaaaagaaaatgaagagcGACGGCCCGTGGCTCAAGCCGTCCAGgaaacggaggaggaggaggaggaggataaaggCCAAAGGTGATTGTCACACGCACGTGGCTCGGGAAGGTAGAACAG ACCTGGAGGCAGCGGATCAGCCCGAAGCTTCAGCTCAGGCCGAGCGGGCGGACGGGGAGGAGCGCATGCAGCTTTGCTCCCCGGAGTCCATCAACCTCAACGAGCCCCCGAAGCCAACGGCTCCCCCACAGAACAAAG CAGACACTTCGGGGTCCGTGATCGAGGAAGCTCAAGAGCTTCCACTCTGCAGCTGCCGCATGGAGACGCCCAAGAGTCGAGAGATTCTCACGCtggcagacaggaagtgcatgGCCACGGAGAGCGTTGACGGACAGCTGACCCGCTGCCAGGGTGCCATACTGAAACATGAAATGATGCGTCCCTCCAACTCTGTTCAGCTGCTGGTCCTGTGCGAGGACCACCGCAACGGCATGGTGAAGCACCAGTGCTGCCCCGGCTGCGGCTTCTTCTGCAGGGCT GGGACCTTCATGGAGTGCCAACCGGACCTCAGCATCTCTCACCGTTTCCATCGTGCTTGTGCGTCAGTGCTGAAAGGTCAAAGCTTCTGTCCCCACTGTGGAGAGGAGGCGGGCAAGGCCAAGGAGGTCACCATCGCCAAGGCCGACACCACCTCTACTGTGCCCCCCGTGCCGGCGCTCACACACGGACCCGCTACGCCCGGGGTCCCCGAGGGCCGAGCGGACACCACCACCGGCAG CTCCTCTGTTCCTGCGTTGGGGGCGGAGGTCAGCGGCAGGGCCGACAGCTCGCTGTCGACTCCCTCCGCACACGGACTCGACACCTTTGCCGTTGCCGGGTCGTCCAGGACCTCAACGCCGCCGTCCGGGCTGGCGACAGCGGTGCTACCCGCAATCCCTCCAGGGCCGCCGAGAGAGACTCTGGAGAGCATCCTGGTGGCGCTCGACACGGAGAA GCCAAAGAAGCTGCGCTTTCACCCCAAACAGCTTTACCTCTCAGCCAAACAGGGAGAACTGAAGAAGGTCTTGCTCATGTTGG TGGACGGTATCGACCCTAACTTCAAGATGGATTCTCAGAACAAACGCACTCCGCTCCACGCTGCAGCGGAGGGAGGCTACAAAGACATCTGCCACATGCTCGTGCAG GCGGGAGCAAACTTAGACATGTGTGACGACGATCAGCGCACGCCACTGATGGAGGCCTGCGAGAACGACCACATTGAGACGGCGCAGTACCTGCTGAGAGCTGGAGCCAGCGTCACGCACAAG GATGTTGAAGGATTCACGTGTCTGCATCTAGCTGCAAAGTCTGGCCATTACAACATCGTTGAGCATCTTCTGTCTACAGGCTTAATCAACATTAACTGTCAG GATGATGGAGGTTGGACAGCCATGATCTGGGCAACGGAGTACAAACATGTGGACCAGGTGAATCTGCTTCTGTGCAAAGGTGCCGACATCAACATAAGGGACAAG GAAGAGAACATCTGCCTTCACTGGGCGGCGTTCTCGGGCAGCGTGGAGATCGCCGAGCTTCTACTGAACGCCCGCTGCGACCTGCAGGCGGTCAACATCCACGGAGACTCTCCTCTACACATCGCTGCTCGGGAGAATCGCTTTGAATGTGTCAC GCTCTTCCTCACTCGGGGAGCAGATGTGTTTCTGAAGAACCGCGAGGGAGAGACTCCACCAGACTGCTGCAGCCACAACTCCAAGGCCTGGGCGGCCCTGCAGACCAACCGGAGGGAGAGGGACGCCAGGAGCACCAGGCTCTCTCGAGTGGAGGCGAAAGTCCTTCAGAG TGACATAGCTCTGGGGCAAGAGAAGGTTCCCCTTCCCTGTGTCAACTCTGTGGACAGCGAACCATACCCGGACGACTACAAATACATCCCCGAAAACTGTGTCACCTCCCCCATGAACATCGACAGGAACATAACGCACTTACAG TACTGTGTTTGTAAAGAAAACTGTTCCACGAGTATCTGCATGTGTGGGCAACTGAGTCTGCGCTGCTGGTACGACAAG AGGGGTTGTCTGCTACCTGAGTTCTGCCGGGAGGAGCCTCCGCTCATCTTTGAGTGCAACCATGCATGCTCCTGTTGGAGGACCTGCAAGAACCGCGTGGTGCAAAACGGAATCAG GACCCGGCTTCAGCTCTTCAGGACCAGTAAGAAGGGCTGGGGTGTCCGTGCAGTACAAGACATACCACAGGGGACCTTTGTATGCGA GTACGTTGGTGAGATCATCTCCGAAGCCGAAGCAGAAATGAGGCAGAATGACACTTACCTGTTCAGCCTGGATGATAAG CCACAAGACCTATACTGCATCGACGCTCGTTTCTATGGAAACATCAGCCGCTTCCTCAATCACATGTGCGAGCCCAACCTGTTTGCCTGTCGAGTGTTCACGACCCACCAGGACCTCCGGTTCCCACACATTGCCTTCTTTGCCAGTGAAAACATCAAGGCTGGAGAAGAGCTCGG atttAATTACGGCGACCACTTCTGGGAAGTCAAAAGCAAGTCGTTCAGCTGCGAATGCGGTTCTTCCATGTGCAAGTACTCGTCAGCGGCCATGGCGTCGCTGCAGGCCGACAGCACACCAGAGGGCCGGCAGCAGCCCAGTGCGTCGCCCGACACCAGCTCTTCTAACGCCCCTACCAGCCCGTCCTAA